A window of the Lactuca sativa cultivar Salinas chromosome 7, Lsat_Salinas_v11, whole genome shotgun sequence genome harbors these coding sequences:
- the LOC111902886 gene encoding uncharacterized protein LOC111902886 — MADPTKFLHKGSILETMYRSVSQESKLISDYKLLPPKSPRKLTLEMQVALDEVEKPAKRGKKAVVKKEATEEPSSKPTKSKKRKTDKGDSSTPKKVKKMARRKLTPSPSPSELKDEQSASDDEEEQHEGLPRVQVTIATPPSSSSPPVSTIAPPPLVSSTPITTAPLPPLIFSKPTFTTTSIITSTIDSFVNVNTSDVGAKTEEPPKVTTEPISPTPSSGSNPVLGGAEFEFDSTYYRPYHIPDEEDESAPATKQQIDSIHEKLDSLLDSTTKYNDVVLKAFRDIALNEYT; from the exons ATGGCTGATCCAACCAAATTTTTGCACAAAGGCTCTATTCTGGAAACTATGTACCGGTCTGTCTCTCAGGAAAGTAAACTCATCTCTGATTACAAACTGCTTCCTCCAAAGAGTCCACGAAAATTAACTCTAGAGATGCAAGTTGCATTAGACGAGGTGGAGAAACCTGCTAAACGAGGGAAGAAAGCTGTTGTTAAAAAAGAAGCAACTGAAGAGCCCTCTTCCAAACCCACTAAGTCAAAGAAAAGGAAAACTGACAAGGGTGATTCCTCTACTCCAAAGAAAGTCAAGAAAATGGCTCGCAGAAAACTCACTCCTTCACCTTCACCTTCCGAACTGAAGGATGAGCAGTCTGCAAGTGACGATGAGGAAGAGCAACATGAAGGTTTACCTCGGG TTCAGGTTACCATTGCTACTCCACCCTCATCTTCATCACCACCTGTTTCTACTATTGCTCCACCACCGCTTGTCAGTTCTACTCCCATCACCACTGCCCCATTACCACCTCTAATTTTCTCCAAACCAACCTTCACCACTACATCTATCATCACTTCAACCATAGATTCTTTTGTAAATGTCAACACATCTGATGTGGGGGCGAAGACTGAAGAACCTCCTAAAGTCACAACAGAGCCCATTTCCCCAACTCCTTCTAGTGGTTCTAATCCAGTTCTTGGAGGAGCTGAATTTGAATTTGATTCTACTTACTATCGTCCCTACCATATCCCCGACGAGGAAGATGAATCTGCTCCAGCAACCAAGCAGCAAATCGACAGTATTCACGAAAAGCTTGATTCACTACTCGATTCGACAACAAAGTATAATGATGTTGTTCTAAAAGCATTCAGGGATATAGCCCTGAACGAATATACATAA